A single Dreissena polymorpha isolate Duluth1 chromosome 14, UMN_Dpol_1.0, whole genome shotgun sequence DNA region contains:
- the LOC127857160 gene encoding uncharacterized protein LOC127857160, with product MVSQLNFSVKATFDKWADILSNWITAQYVKMGSKLKKIIVNSISIGSLIVDATLIKDDSPEALQLFTQATQDLNNAKLDLNNVQYQASLVAVGGVLFDATKPLNDQKCAIYLSARGQCANNYACVVVDGKPSCGPVKTEDDLGLVLGLGIGIPLFSIAVLVVAIIIMCAVKNRRRKFSTEYDRDSFNNGFFAHGMPVKIDTLGRNDPMYKQHSRQRDASFTNQERYVYDNQQPSNFSWDFLFNYISPNEPYHIQRPLTDRRPHSRYEGTKM from the exons ATGGTCAGCCAGTTGAACTTTTCTGTGAAGGCGACGTTCGATAAGTGGGCGGATATATTGTCTAATTGG ATTACTGCCCAGTATGTGAAGATGGGTAGCAAACTGAAGAAGATTATAGTTAATAGTATCTCAAT tggAAGTTTGATTGTTGACGCCACTCTTATCAAGGACGATAGCCCAGAAGCTTTACAGCTGTTCACACAAGCAACACAGGACTTGAACAATGCAAAACTGGATTTGAACAACGTGCAATATCAAGCGAGTCTTGTGGCAGTTGGCGGAGTTTTAT TTGATGCCACGAAACCATTGAATGATCAAAAGTGTGCAATCTACTTGAGTGCTCGCGGACAATGTGCTAACAACTACGCATGCGTGGTGGTGGATGGGAAGCCTTCCTGCGG GCCTGTCAAGACGGAGGACGATTTAGGGCTGGTTCTAGGGCTTGGTATTGGTATTCCGCTATTTTCGATCGCGGTTCTGGTTGTGGCCATAATCATCATGTGTGCTGTGAAAAACCGAAGAAGGAAGTTCTCAACTGAATATGACAG GGACTCGTTCAACAATGGTTTCTTCGCACATGGCATGCCGGTGAAAATCGATACTTTGGGCCGAAACGACCCTATGTACAAGCAGCATAGCCGACAACGGGACGCCTCGTTCACCAACCAGGAACGCTATG TTTACGATAACCAACAGCCTTCAAATTTCTCATGGGACTTCTTGTTCAATTACATATCTCCAAATGAACCA tatcaCATACAGAGACCACTAACCGATAGGAGACCACATTCTAGATATGAG GGCACGAAGATGTGA